AGCGTCTGCATTGCCCGAAAATGTGGAATTGAAGCTCAAACGGTAAAAGGAGAGCGTCTGCATTGCCCGAAAATGCGGAATCGGAGCCAAAACGGTAAAAGGAGCTCCTTCATTGCATCAATATCTCATTTCTCTTCCAAAACACGCAATAAAACCGCCTGCAATCAAAGTCCAGGCGGTTCTCTCCTATAAGCCGAGCATGTCTCTAGCTTTGTCCGGGAAATCAATAAAAGGGTTTCGGTTTCCCTGCAGCTCCTGGATTGCGGCATTCCGATGCTTTTCATATAGCGTAACAGGATGTTCGATATGCCATTTCAGCAGAAGCTCGAAATTCATTTGATCATAAAGACGGATGACATCCCTATATCTTAAAGCGAAATAAAATACAGCTCTCGCAACAATACCCTTCCCATATTCGGGTTCGAATTTCCCTGCTTCCACCATGCCACAGCCAGACCTTATGCCTGAAGCAGCTAGCTCAGGTTCATAGGATGAGAAATCGTGATAAGGGTGATTGCTTCTCATGCTGTTGCATGCTGGTTCGCAGGCAAACAAGTGGTGGAGGTCGCCCCGCATTGGCTCCTCACCATTAAACCAGGATTGGGGCACTACATGTTCGGTATTAAAAAGAGAGTCAGAAGTGGCTGTAAAGCCTCCTTGCCTCAAAGTATCCAAAATTCGCAAATCTTCCTCAATCACCTCAACAGGATCAAGGTCCTGTCCGGAATACAGGCTCTTCAGTTGAAGGTTCTCCTGCAAGTCCACCCATGGATAAACATAGTCATGCGGCGAATATCTTAAATGGGAGGAGTGGGTCCGGACCAGTAGCGAATGCAGCTCTTCTGGGCAGAAAACAGCGTCACAATAATATTCATCACGCATTTTCGCGTCCAGTTCAGCATCATAATACGCTTTATTCTCAATGTTATGAATGTAAGCTTCACTAGCTGACAGGATCATATCGCATCCATGACCATCGTTTTAAAGCTCTGGTCAAAGATTTCTGCCAGGTGCTCAGGAACAGTCAGGTATACGAGTCCATTGCCTTCGAGCTTTGGCGAATTGCCGAGTGGCACCGTCCGCTTGACCAGCTGTGCGTACAACTCAGGTTCTGTCAGCTCTCGTTCAAAGTGGGCTTTGGCATATGTCTTGATCAAAGCCAGTGCGCCGGATACGTGCGGAGCAGCCATAGAAGTACCGCTCAAGGTCGCATATTTTCCGTTCAGATAAGTTGAAGTGATCCGCTCACCTGGGGCCACGACATCTATTTCATTATGTGAGTTGGTAAAATCGGATGAACCTCGTTCAAGGTTCACTGCCCCCACACTGATGACTTCGTTATAAGCACCAGGGTAGGCAAATTCATTGGTAGAATCATCGCCATCACCTTCATTGCCAGCGGCACAGACGACAAGGATATTCTTTTTTACAGCGGCTTGGATCGCCTCATGCAATTCGGGGACGTCAGCTGGTCCGCCGAGCGACATAGAGATAATATCGGCTTCCTGCTCAATAGCATAATAAATTCCATTGATAATCCATTCATATTTTCCTGAACCGGCTTTGTTCAAGACTTTGACAATCAGCAGGCCAGCCTCTGGTGCAACACCGATGACACCTGCCTCATTTTCCTGTGCGGCAATTGTGCCAGCCACATGTGTACCATGACCATTATAATCGGTATAGAGATCAGGATTGCCTCGGTCATCATCTGTAAAATTCCTGCCGCCAATGATTCGGTCTTTTAAATCAGTGTGTGTTGTTTCACAGCCTGTATCCAATACAGCAACTTTCATTCCCTTTCCTTTTGTCTCGTTCCAAAGCCTGGGTGCCTGAATCAGCTCAACACCTTTTGGCACCTCCATGATTTCCTCAGATTCTGCAATCACGGTATAAGGGATAACGCGAACACCTTGCTCCATATCTTTCCCTCCTTAGAGATAAAATTGAAGCGAGTTCTAGTTGTGTTAATAAGTCTAACAATTCTGACTATTAATTAAAAGGACCGATAGTAGGGGATTTGCTAGAAATTAATAACCATAATTGGGTATTTCATCCTAATGGATTTACCTTGATATTATTCAGTAAACGACTGAGAAAACTGGAAAAGGAATCGTCCATGTTGATTGCATTACACCCATCCACAGGTTGAACACTACTTCCTAAGGGGTGAAATACTTTGAACGTCGTAACGACATTTGTAGATAAAAGAAAGCAAAAACAAGTGAAGTATGAGCGGGCGATGCTCCGTGAATTATCAATCAACATCCTGCAGGCCAGGGTGAAACAATATTTTGGCTCATCAAGGCTAACCTCGAACCTGATCATGAATTCAGGAATAGAAGAGGCTTGTTATGATGTAGCGATAGAAGCGTATTTACTCGGCGCCAAATTCAGCCGTTTTGGATATTTCGGAGAACCACTGGAGGCGGTTAAACCTCGCTGCGAAAAAGAAGAGCGTCATCTGATAGACACCTTGTATAACTTTTTCCTTTTTTGGGGGAAAGGGGAAGAGGGAGTTGGTTCAGAGGAGCTATATTACTTATGCGAGCAATATTGTGACAGCTGGTGGAGAGAAGGATTCATGAAGGGTGAAAAGAAATATAAGCTGAGGCTGCATTAAGAGCGATAGTTCTAAACCGCCGACCTGTCCCATATAGTTTATTATCAGGGACTAGCTGGGGAGGATGGAATAGAACATGCTGAAGAAAATAAAAATTGGATTATTCGCAGCCGGCCTTGCTGTGCTGTTCCTTATATTGCAGTATGATTTTACCGAAAATGATTCTTGGGAATCCTGGAACCTGCCGCTTTCGGGGAAGATCATCTATTTGGATCCAGGGCATGGCGGGGTCGATCCTGGAGCAGGTGAGGATGAACCCTTTGAAAAAGATATCGCACTTAATGTTACATTGAAGCTGCGGGATTACCTCCAGCAGCAGGGAGCCCTCGTCATCATGACGCGAGAAACAGATATCGACCTTGCGGATAAAGGACTCAAGGGCTATAGCAAGCGGAAGGTCCAGGATTTGAAAAGGCGACTCGATTTGATCAATGAATCGGAAGCCGATTTCTTTGCAACGATACACTTGAACGCAATACCTTCGTCTAAATGGAAAGGGGCTCAAACCTTCTACTCCACGAACTACAAAGAAAACAAGCGGGCCGCCAAACTGATCCAGGACGAATTACGCCGTAACCTTGAAAATACAGATCGAGATGCAAAGGCAGCGAATAGTATTTATTTGCTGAAGCATACCAATAAACCAGGAGTTTTAGTCGAAATCGGATTTCTATCCAACCCCCAGGAAGCAGCAAACCTGAGAGATGAAGCATATCAGGAGGAAGTAGCTGCCTCGATTTACGAGGGCATGCTCCGATATTTTACAGATGAACAGAAGTTTTGGGAAAAATAAAGAAGGGTCATGGATCCTTCTTTTCTTTATGGGATTTTTATTGCTTGCAAAGGCCTGAAAGAATAGATTGGAAAAAATATCTTTCAGAAATGTGTGATAGGTTTAACACTTAGGAATTTTATCATTATGGTATACTGTCTTTGGAGATAAATTTTTACAGAGGAAGGTGTAAATATGTTAACTGAAGCTAAGGTGCGAGAAAGCTTAAAAGACATTAAGGAACCATTTTTACATAAAACACTCGAAGAGATCAATGCCATCGAAGAAATCAAGATTAAAGAAGAGAAGAACCATGTAAGCGTTAAAATAGCTATCGCGAAAACAGGTACAGCCGAGCAGCTGCAGTTGCAGACTGAAATTGTCAATATTTTAAAAGGCGCTGGAGCGGCATCTGTAGGCCTGCGCTTCTCTGAACTTCCTGCAGAAGTACTCTCTAAATTCCAGACAGCGGCTCCTGAAGAAGAGGAAGGCCTGCTTTCTCCTAATAACCAAACAACATTCATCGCAATCGCAAGCGGAAAAGGCGGAGTGGGCAAGTCAACTGTATCCGTGAACCTTGCTGTCTCTCTTGCGCGTTTAGGCAAAAAGGTCGGACTTGTGGATGCAGACATCTATGGTTTCAGTGTTCCGGACATGATGGGCATCACGAAGCGCCCGGTAGTAAGAGGAGAAAGAATCATCCCTGTTGAAAGACATGGAGTAAAAGTCATCTCTATGGGATTCTTTGTAGAAGATAATGCACCAATCATCTGGCGGGGGCCAATGCTTGGAAAAATGCTGAACAGCTTCTTCAATGAAGTCGAGTGGGGAGAATTGGATTACCTCCTATTGGACTTGCCTCCAGGAACAGGGGATGTGGCATTGGATGTGCACACTATGCTGCCGTCATGTAAAGAGATCATCGTCACCACCCCTCACCCAACGGCTGCATTCGTTGCTGCGCGTGCAGGTGCAATGGCCCTTAGAACAGAACATGAAATTCTTGGTGTCATCGAAAACATGTCCTACTTTGAAAGCAAGCTGACTGAGGAAAAAGAATATGTCTTTGGACAAGGCGGCGGCGAAAAGCTGGCGGACGAGCTCAATACACAGCTATTAGGAAAGCTGCCATTAGGCCAGCCGACATGGAATGAGGAAGACTTTGCTCCATCCATCTATCAGGAAGACGATAAGATTGGCGCAATTTATACGAATATTGCCCAGCAAGTCGTTCAAATGCTTGAAAAATAATAAGAGAGCCTCTCCTGTATCAGGAGAGGCTCATTCATATTTATATTCAGATAAATCGGTTGTCGGGGCTGGTTAAAGCGACTACATTCTTTACTGACCTCCGGAACCGCCGCCTGATTCCGCACCGCCTCCGCCGCCAGAACCACCGCTGCCTTCTTCTGCGCCTTCCTCAGACTTTTGGGTTGGCATTTCCTCAGCAGCCTTAACGATCAATGCCTGAAGTTTGGCTTTGAATAGTGGGCTTTCAAAGGTTTCGGTCATGATTTTTTGTAGATGCTCCCGGTATTCTTTGCTTTTGAGGACGTTAGTTAATTCCTTTTCAAGTTCAGGATCCTTCATGACTTCAATCATCATGCCCTTGTATTCTGGATCCTTCATCAGGTCCTTCAACAATTTTTCATTTTCTTTCTTCATGCTTTTTGCGACGCTCTCAGCGAATTTTGGGTCCTCGAAGGATTTTTTCCAAAACTCCATGCCTTTCTCGGAGGTCATTGTCTTTTCAACTGTATCAATTACGACCGGCTGGTCCATTATTAGCTTTTCCTTCATGCCGTCGTCACCCATGACTTCCTGAATCGCTTTTTTGCCATCGTCAGTCTTCAGGATGTCGACAACCATTTTCTTTGTTTCTTCATAATCGACTTGCCCCCCTGCTGACTCGGCTGGAGAAGCGCAACCGGCAGCTAAAAGTAAAAAGGAAGCAGGGAGTATAATCTTCATGATTTTCTTCATCTTCCATTCCCCTTTCACATAGACAGCCCTAATTTTAGGATGAGTAAAATGACAAATTGTTATACACGAATAACGACACCTAGATTTTTCAAACCCGCATTGGTACAATCATATAGTGAAGTTTAATTTTGTTTTGGGGGAAAAAAATCGTGACAAGCCGTAATTGGGTACACTTATTTCTCACCACTTTAGCCGTTGGTTCGGTAACAACTGC
The window above is part of the Mesobacillus jeotgali genome. Proteins encoded here:
- a CDS encoding endonuclease — its product is MILSASEAYIHNIENKAYYDAELDAKMRDEYYCDAVFCPEELHSLLVRTHSSHLRYSPHDYVYPWVDLQENLQLKSLYSGQDLDPVEVIEEDLRILDTLRQGGFTATSDSLFNTEHVVPQSWFNGEEPMRGDLHHLFACEPACNSMRSNHPYHDFSSYEPELAASGIRSGCGMVEAGKFEPEYGKGIVARAVFYFALRYRDVIRLYDQMNFELLLKWHIEHPVTLYEKHRNAAIQELQGNRNPFIDFPDKARDMLGL
- a CDS encoding S8 family peptidase, whose amino-acid sequence is MEQGVRVIPYTVIAESEEIMEVPKGVELIQAPRLWNETKGKGMKVAVLDTGCETTHTDLKDRIIGGRNFTDDDRGNPDLYTDYNGHGTHVAGTIAAQENEAGVIGVAPEAGLLIVKVLNKAGSGKYEWIINGIYYAIEQEADIISMSLGGPADVPELHEAIQAAVKKNILVVCAAGNEGDGDDSTNEFAYPGAYNEVISVGAVNLERGSSDFTNSHNEIDVVAPGERITSTYLNGKYATLSGTSMAAPHVSGALALIKTYAKAHFERELTEPELYAQLVKRTVPLGNSPKLEGNGLVYLTVPEHLAEIFDQSFKTMVMDAI
- a CDS encoding YbaK family protein; this encodes MNVVTTFVDKRKQKQVKYERAMLRELSINILQARVKQYFGSSRLTSNLIMNSGIEEACYDVAIEAYLLGAKFSRFGYFGEPLEAVKPRCEKEERHLIDTLYNFFLFWGKGEEGVGSEELYYLCEQYCDSWWREGFMKGEKKYKLRLH
- the cwlD gene encoding N-acetylmuramoyl-L-alanine amidase CwlD; amino-acid sequence: MLKKIKIGLFAAGLAVLFLILQYDFTENDSWESWNLPLSGKIIYLDPGHGGVDPGAGEDEPFEKDIALNVTLKLRDYLQQQGALVIMTRETDIDLADKGLKGYSKRKVQDLKRRLDLINESEADFFATIHLNAIPSSKWKGAQTFYSTNYKENKRAAKLIQDELRRNLENTDRDAKAANSIYLLKHTNKPGVLVEIGFLSNPQEAANLRDEAYQEEVAASIYEGMLRYFTDEQKFWEK
- a CDS encoding Mrp/NBP35 family ATP-binding protein produces the protein MLTEAKVRESLKDIKEPFLHKTLEEINAIEEIKIKEEKNHVSVKIAIAKTGTAEQLQLQTEIVNILKGAGAASVGLRFSELPAEVLSKFQTAAPEEEEGLLSPNNQTTFIAIASGKGGVGKSTVSVNLAVSLARLGKKVGLVDADIYGFSVPDMMGITKRPVVRGERIIPVERHGVKVISMGFFVEDNAPIIWRGPMLGKMLNSFFNEVEWGELDYLLLDLPPGTGDVALDVHTMLPSCKEIIVTTPHPTAAFVAARAGAMALRTEHEILGVIENMSYFESKLTEEKEYVFGQGGGEKLADELNTQLLGKLPLGQPTWNEEDFAPSIYQEDDKIGAIYTNIAQQVVQMLEK
- the gerD gene encoding spore germination lipoprotein GerD, coding for MKKIMKIILPASFLLLAAGCASPAESAGGQVDYEETKKMVVDILKTDDGKKAIQEVMGDDGMKEKLIMDQPVVIDTVEKTMTSEKGMEFWKKSFEDPKFAESVAKSMKKENEKLLKDLMKDPEYKGMMIEVMKDPELEKELTNVLKSKEYREHLQKIMTETFESPLFKAKLQALIVKAAEEMPTQKSEEGAEEGSGGSGGGGGAESGGGSGGQ